The Terriglobus roseus region CCTGCGGCTCTTCTTGCACCGCTTCTCGTTCCTAAAATGTTGTCTTCTGTCAGGCAGCCAGATCGCGACCGGGTGTCTTTCTGGCGTCACGACCATCCGTCGCTTCGCTGTCGCGCACCAATAGCGCAACAGGAAAATCATCCAGCAGTGTACTGATACGAATCTGCGCCCCACCGGCGTGCACGCGCCCCGTCATACGATCCGTCCACTTACCTGGCGGCAGCGGAAGGACCGTGCCGCTCCAGTTGTTATCCAGCCGATGCGGAAAACGAGCCACAACCGTAATGACATCCCCCGAACGAACATAAGCAATCACATGATCCGCCTTAGAACCCGCTGGCAACAGCGGTTCGTACGTGGCCGATTGATCGAAAGATGCTGGACGCTCATAACGAAGTTGCAGTGCCTGCAGAATCACCCAAAGCTTGGGGTATCCCTGCTCAAAATGAGCCAACGCGAATCGGGCTGCGTCTTCGCGTGAGAACCCGCGAAGCTCTGCAAGCATGTTGCGACGCAGATCGTAATCGACCGGTCTGCGATTATCCGGATCGACCAATGAGTAATCCCATAACTCGGCACCTTGATACAGATCGGGAACACCCGGCGATGTGCATTTCAGCAACGTTTGCGCCAATGAGTTGACGCATCCATCGCGTCGAATACGCTGCACGAACGATTCCACTTCTGCAACGAATGCAGCGTCACTCAGAATCTGCTCGATAAAGCGGTTCAGTGCGTCTTCATAGGCTTGATTGTTTGCAAGCCACGACGTAATGCGCTTTGCCTCACGCATAGCCTTCTGCATGTATTGCTTCAAACGGTCTTCTGCGATGGGCCATGCACCAATCAGCGTCTGATAGAGGAAATACTCCGTGTTCGGATCAGGATAAGCGCCAGTACGATACTTCGCATTGACGCGCGACCATCGCTTCACTTTCGCAGCCCAACGTCCAGGCATCTCCGCCAACACCGCTATTCTCGCGCGCACATCGTCCGCCCGTTTGGTGTCATGAGTGGACAACGTCAGCATCGTTGTCGGAAAGGTCGCTTGCATGTGTGCGTTGTACGCGTGAAACTGCTCCACGCTATTGCCATCCAAGCCGGGATCACCACCCACTTCATTCAATGAGGTGAGCCGATTGAAGGTATAGAAAGCAGTATCTTCCACGCCCTTAGCCATGATGGGCGAAGTGAATTGCTGGAAACGTGCGACGAATTCGCCTTCCAGCTTTCCCGTCACCTTCAACGTCAGAATGTCACTCATGAAATCAAACAAACCGGCGTCGATATCTGGCTTCCGGCGCTTTGCTTCTTCGATGGCCTTACCAATGTGTTCGCGATCTTCTTCTGCAATTTCCTGGCGATCCGGTGTCCAGACTACGTAGGTTCGATAAATATCGAAACACGCCGCGACATTGCGAATCGCACGTCGAATCTGCGCACGCGTATAGTCGCGGCTGTCGCGGTTGTTTTCACAGATTGCAACAAAGATGTTCGCCAACCGATTCACATCGCTGGCCAATGTTTCTTGTGCGATCTTGGACTTCTTCTCGAACATGACATCGGCATAACTTTCATGCTCATTCGTGAAGTCGCGGTAAATAGCATCGATTCTTCGCAAGCCATCCGGTGCGACCAGCAGACCGTTGCAGAGGTTCATGAAGTCGTAACCACTTGTTCCCTGCACTGGCCAGTCCTGCCGCAGCCACTCGCCGGGCTCAAGAATCTTCTCCACCACAATCCATGCATGTGGGGAGCTCGAACGTAAACGCTCCAGATACTGCTTGGGGTCGCGCAGACCATCAGGATGGTCGATGCGCACACCATCCAGCACACCCTTGTCCAACCAATACAAAATCAGTTCATGCGTTTCTTCGAAGACATACTCACGCTCCATGCGCAGACCAATGAGTGAATTGACATCGAAGAAGCGGCGATATCCAAGCTCCTGATCGGAGGTGCGCCAATAGGCAAGACGGAAGTTCTGTGCGTTCAGGATTTCGTCCAGCGCATCAATATTTCCGTTCAGTTCTGCGAGCGCTTCATCAATCGAGCGGCAGATCGCTTCTTCTTCTCTGCACAGTCGTTGCAGCAATCCAAGCAAGACTTGCTTGTCGCGATGGCGTGCAAGCTGCACGCTGCGATCCGTGGAATCGGGCGCAGGTAAGCGTGCAAAGGAAACGGCAAGGAAGTTCAGCGTGTCAGAAGGTGCAAGCTCTGCAGCGCGCGCCAGAAGACCATACAAGGAACGCGGAGCAACAGGAAACTCCTGCTCGCCATAACGGACTCTGAACTGCACACCGTCACGATCAATGTGTATTTCGCGTCTCTCCAGCACCCGACCATACTGATCGCCAAGGACCGGCATCAGTACTTTATCGCGCAGTTTCTCTTCCGCAGAGTTCCAATCGATATCGAAGAAGGTGGCAAAACGGCTGGACGGTCCGTTCTCCAAGACGTCCCACCACATGCGATTCGTGCGGTCCACAGACATGTGATTTGGCACAATGTCCAGAACCTGGCCAAGACCAAGCTCTCCAAGTTTTCTCGAAAATGCTTCGTGTCCCTCTACTCCACCCAGTTCCGCGTTCACGCGATGATGGTCGACGACGTCATAACCATGCGTAGAGCCACTACCTGCCTGAAGGTAAGGGGAGCTATACACATGCGAAATTCCGAGGTCACAAAGATACTCCGCAGTTGCAATTGCCTGGGAAAATGTAAAACCGGCATGCAACTGCAGGCGATATGTAGATAGCGGTGTGCGCATCGTCTCCTGTGCAGGCTGCTCCGTGCCGCGCACCGCGGCAGCCTTTCTGTTTTGATCCCTTGGTTCTCTCCTTTAGGTGCTGCTCCTGTGCCGTGAGTTGTTTGGCAAGCTTAACGCGACGTCAGTCG contains the following coding sequences:
- the treY gene encoding malto-oligosyltrehalose synthase — translated: MRTPLSTYRLQLHAGFTFSQAIATAEYLCDLGISHVYSSPYLQAGSGSTHGYDVVDHHRVNAELGGVEGHEAFSRKLGELGLGQVLDIVPNHMSVDRTNRMWWDVLENGPSSRFATFFDIDWNSAEEKLRDKVLMPVLGDQYGRVLERREIHIDRDGVQFRVRYGEQEFPVAPRSLYGLLARAAELAPSDTLNFLAVSFARLPAPDSTDRSVQLARHRDKQVLLGLLQRLCREEEAICRSIDEALAELNGNIDALDEILNAQNFRLAYWRTSDQELGYRRFFDVNSLIGLRMEREYVFEETHELILYWLDKGVLDGVRIDHPDGLRDPKQYLERLRSSSPHAWIVVEKILEPGEWLRQDWPVQGTSGYDFMNLCNGLLVAPDGLRRIDAIYRDFTNEHESYADVMFEKKSKIAQETLASDVNRLANIFVAICENNRDSRDYTRAQIRRAIRNVAACFDIYRTYVVWTPDRQEIAEEDREHIGKAIEEAKRRKPDIDAGLFDFMSDILTLKVTGKLEGEFVARFQQFTSPIMAKGVEDTAFYTFNRLTSLNEVGGDPGLDGNSVEQFHAYNAHMQATFPTTMLTLSTHDTKRADDVRARIAVLAEMPGRWAAKVKRWSRVNAKYRTGAYPDPNTEYFLYQTLIGAWPIAEDRLKQYMQKAMREAKRITSWLANNQAYEDALNRFIEQILSDAAFVAEVESFVQRIRRDGCVNSLAQTLLKCTSPGVPDLYQGAELWDYSLVDPDNRRPVDYDLRRNMLAELRGFSREDAARFALAHFEQGYPKLWVILQALQLRYERPASFDQSATYEPLLPAGSKADHVIAYVRSGDVITVVARFPHRLDNNWSGTVLPLPPGKWTDRMTGRVHAGGAQIRISTLLDDFPVALLVRDSEATDGRDARKTPGRDLAA